The genomic stretch CGCAATATACACGGTATACATGAATACAGCATATCATGGCATGGCATAGCATGACATGACCCGCACATACGGCATTGTGTAACCCTAGTGGCTGTTCTTGTAACTATATTTCGCTATTGTCTCTCAGATTCCTGCTCATCTGGGAGTATCGTTAACAAAAACTACATCAACATCAACCTGGTATGAAGAACACCCTATTGAAAACCTGCCTCTTGTGATACATCATGTCGAACGCCTCGGCCACATCTTCGAGTGAAAAGCGGTGACTTATCAACGGAAGCACCTTTATGAGCCCCCTCGCCATGAAATTCAAGGTCAATTCCCATTCATTCACGGGATGAGGCCGGAACTCCGAATTCCAGGTCCCATAAAGGGCCAGCTGCTTCCGCAGAATGCCGCTTATCAGTTTAGCCGGCAGAACCACATCCTCCTGTGGATTGCCGAGCAACAAGACCCGGCCTCCCTTGCCCGCCATCTCCAGTGCGCCCTTTAACGTCGCAGGCACCCCGGCCGCCTCCACCACAAGGGAGACTCCCCTGCCGCCTGTCCTATCCTTGATGGCCTGGATTGGATCGGCCTTGCCCGCATCGATGCAGTTTTCAGGGGCGAAATCCAGCCGCATCGCCAGATCCAGCTTCTCCACGACGGTATCGACCAGGTATACCTCCTTCGCACCGAGCGCCCTGGCCCATTGTGCCACCAGAATGCCTATGGGGCCTGCGCCGAGCACCGCCACGCTATCCCCGGGCTTTATGCCGCGAGCCCGGCGCAGCCCGTGCAGGGCAACGGCCGCGGGCTCTGTCGCCGCAGCGGTTTCATAATCTACCCCGGCCGGTATATGGATGAGGTTTCGAATCGGGGCCTTTACGTATTCGGCGAACCCCCCATCGGTCCTCGAGCCTAGGTAGTTATAGTCATCGCACAGGGCATAATCTCCAACCTGGCAGAAGTCGCACCGGCCGCAGGGTATGAGGGGTATGACGACCACCCTGTCGCCCGGCCTCACCCCTACATCCCCAATCTCTCCGGCGACCTCGACCACCTCGCCCGCAAATTCATGCCCCGGTATGGTCGGGAAGTGATATGTGCCCGTTACCATGACCCGGCGGATGTCCGAGCCACAAACCCCCGCCGCCTTTACCTTCACCAGGGCCTCGCCATCGCTCAACCGGGGTATGGGAACCTCCTCGCATTTTATAAGGCCGGGGGCGTGCAAAACAGCCGCCTTCATTTTCCTCTCCCTGTTGGCCGCCACAGCGCCTTTCTCCTTCCTTCTCTTGCTTCCCTTTATTCTGGTTATTCCGATTCTCTACTTGCACCGCTATCTTTCGTCGCCCGCTCTCTCAGCTGCTGCCCGCATCTCCCGGACAGCCTGCGATAGCTCCACATCCTTCCGGTAGAGGCCGGAGGAGCCGCCCACGAAGACATTCGCCCCCGCCCTCGCAAGGAGTGGGATCGTCCTGGCGTTTATATTCCCATCCACCTCAATCGAAATATCGAGCCCGGACGCGGCTATCATCCTCGATACGTCCTCAACCTTTGATACCATTTCGGGCAGGAACTCGCCCCCGGCAAAACCGGGACTTACGGTCATGACAGTGACGATGTCCACATAAGGAAGGATATATCTAAGCGGCTCAGGGCTCGTAGGTGGCGACAGGGCCACCCCCGCCCGGGCTCCCGCCCTCCGGATTCCCTTCAGGACCGGGTAGATGTTCCGGCATGCTTCCAGGTGGATGACTATTATATCCGCCCCGGTATCTATGAAGGTCTTCACATGCCTCTCAGGGTCTTCGATCATGAGGTGAGCCTCGAACAGGATATTGATATCAGCCACACCCTTCAGGGCTTTGATCATCCAGGGCGAAAACCCGAAGTTCGGGACGAACCTCCCATCCATCACATCGAAATGCAATAGATCAACCCCTGCCGCCGCGGCCGCCCGAATACCTGCAGACAGGTTGCCGGCGTCGGCACACATCATTGACGCTGCTATTCGGCTTTGCACTCTACTATCCCCCCGATACACAAACACCGATACACCCTGGCTCTCGGTTTGCTGAAGTTTGCTATATAGGCGCATGGAACATTACATACCAATGCCTATAACATTTCCACCATATCACGTAAGTTAATGGTTATTGATATATCTATTCTCCCTGGAAGCTTGATTTCCTTCATAACGGCATGGGATTTTTCTACAGATATCAAGTTGCCGCAATAGATGGCGCAGCGCAGACTTTAGCGGGGTCTTTTCACCTGGGGATCCTGTGGACCTGTGAAGAATGGACGGCTGTTCACCTCATTAGTTGAGCGACG from Bacillota bacterium encodes the following:
- a CDS encoding galactitol-1-phosphate 5-dehydrogenase, which codes for MKAAVLHAPGLIKCEEVPIPRLSDGEALVKVKAAGVCGSDIRRVMVTGTYHFPTIPGHEFAGEVVEVAGEIGDVGVRPGDRVVVIPLIPCGRCDFCQVGDYALCDDYNYLGSRTDGGFAEYVKAPIRNLIHIPAGVDYETAAATEPAAVALHGLRRARGIKPGDSVAVLGAGPIGILVAQWARALGAKEVYLVDTVVEKLDLAMRLDFAPENCIDAGKADPIQAIKDRTGGRGVSLVVEAAGVPATLKGALEMAGKGGRVLLLGNPQEDVVLPAKLISGILRKQLALYGTWNSEFRPHPVNEWELTLNFMARGLIKVLPLISHRFSLEDVAEAFDMMYHKRQVFNRVFFIPG
- the rpe gene encoding ribulose-phosphate 3-epimerase, translated to MQSRIAASMMCADAGNLSAGIRAAAAAGVDLLHFDVMDGRFVPNFGFSPWMIKALKGVADINILFEAHLMIEDPERHVKTFIDTGADIIVIHLEACRNIYPVLKGIRRAGARAGVALSPPTSPEPLRYILPYVDIVTVMTVSPGFAGGEFLPEMVSKVEDVSRMIAASGLDISIEVDGNINARTIPLLARAGANVFVGGSSGLYRKDVELSQAVREMRAAAERAGDER